The nucleotide sequence TGAAGATTTTAAGGAGGAAGAAACATGGAGAACAAGGAGCAGACACTCTCTACAAAATATGATCCGCAGGCAATTGAGCGCGATCGCTACGACTACTGGCTGAAGGGAAAGTTTTTTGAAGCTTCAAACGACCAGGAAAAGCAGCCGTACACGGTTGTGATCCCTCCGCCGAACGTAACAGGAAAGCTACACCTTGGCCATGCCTGGGACACGACGCTTCAGGATATCGTGACGCGCATGAAACGCATGCAGGGCTATGACGTTCTCTGGCTTCCGGGAATGGACCATGCCGGAATCGCCACTCAGGCTAAAGTGGAAGGAAAGCTGCGCGAGGAAGGCAAGTCGCGCTATGACCTTGGCCGCGAAAAGTTTGTTGAGGAAACTTGGAAATGGAAAGAAGAATACGCATCCCATATCCGCGCGCAGTGGTCAAAACTTGGCCTTGGCCTTGATTATTCGAGAGAGCGGTTTACGCTTGATGAGGGACTTTCAAAAGCGGTTAATGAGGTATTTGTCTCTCTTTATAAAAAAGGGCTCATCTACCGCGGCGAATATATTATCAACTGGGATCCGCAGACAAAAACAGCTCTTTCAGATATAGAAGTTATCTATAAAGATGTTCAGGGTGCTTTTTACCACATGCGCTATCCTCTGTCAGACGGTTCCGGTGCAATTGAAGTTGCGACGACACGTCCTGAAACGATGCTTGGCGATACAGCGGTTGCTGTTCACCCTGAAGATGAGCGCTACAAGCATTTGATTGGCAAAACCGTTGTTCTCCCTATCGTAGGCCGCGAAATTCCGATTGTCGGAGATGACTATGTTGATATGGAATTCGGTTCCGGAGCGGTTAAGATTACTCCGGCGCATGATCCGAATGACTTTGAAATCGGAAACCGCCACAGCCTTGAACGTGTTCTTGTGATGAACGAGGACGGAACGATGAATGCGAAAGCAGGAATCTACAGCGGACTTGACCGTTTTGAGTGCAGAAAGCAGATCGTGAAGGATCTTCAGGAAATGGATGTTCTGTTCAAAATTGAAGAGCACATGCATTCAGTCGGGCACAGCGAACGGAGCGGAGCGGTTGTTGAACCGTACCTATCTACGCAGTGGTTCGTTAAGATGCAGCCTCTTGCAGATGCAGCGATTGAGCTTCAGGACAGAGATGACAAAGTCAACTTTGTACCAAACCGTTTTGAGAATACCTATATGCGCTGGATGGAAAATATCCGCGACTGGTGTATTTCAAGACAGCTTTGGTGGGGACACCGCATTCCTGCCTGGTATCATAAAGAAACTGGCGAGGTGCATGTTGATCATGCACCGCCTGCAGACCTTGAAAACTGGGAACAGGATACAGACGTACTCGATACGTGGTTCAGTTCCGCACTGTGGCCGTTTTCGACAATGGGCTGGCCGGATGAGGATTCCGTTGACTACCAGCGCTACTATCCGACAGATGTGCTTGTCACAGGCTATGACATCATTTTCTTCTGGGTTTCCCGCATGATTTTCCAGGGTCTTGAATTTACCGGCAAGCGTCCATTTAAAGATGTGCTGATCCACGGACTTGTCCGCGATGAGCAGGGACGCAAAATGAGTAAATCGCTTGGAAACGGTGTTGATCCGATGGATGTGATCGATAAGTACGGAGCGGATTCTCTTCGCTACTTCCTTTCAACAGGAAGCTCGCCTGGCCAGGATCTGCGTTTCAGCTACGAAAAAGTAGAAGCAACATGGAACTTTGCCAATAAGATCTGGAACGCTTCTCGCTTTGCGCTGATGAACATGGACGGCCTGAAATTCGATGAAATCGATCTGACCGGTGAAAAGTCAGTGGCAGACAAGTGGATTCTGACACGTCTCAATGAAACCATTGAGCACGTGACAAAGCTTGCCGATAAATACGAATTCGGTGAAATCGGCCGCCATCTGTACAACTTTATCTGGGATGATTTCTGTGACTGGTACATTGAAATGGCGAAGCTTCCGCTTTATGGCGACGACGAAGCGGCGAAAAAGACAACACGTTCAATCCTTGCATATGTACTTGATAACACGATGAGACTTCTTCATCCGTTCATGCCGTTTATTACCGAGGAAATTTGGCAAAACCTTCCGCACGAAGGGGAATCCATTACAATCGCCAAATGGCCGGTTGCCGATCCGTCACTGACTGATGAAGCAGCAGCCGCAGATATGAAGCTTCTAGTTGAAGTAATCCGTTCGGTTCGAAATGTAAGAGCTGAAGTGAACACGCCGATGAGCAAGCAAATTCCAATGATGATTAAAGCAAAGTCAGCTGACATCCAAAATCAGCTCGAGCAAAACCGCGCCTATATCGAGCGTTTCTGCAACACGTCCAGTCTTTCAATCGGCACGGATGCTGAAACAGGCGACAAAGCGATGACATCTGTTGTAACAGGAGCGGAACTGATCTTCCCTCTTGAAGGCCTGATCAACCTCGATGAAGAAATTGCACGTCTTGAGAAAGAGCTTGAAAAATTAAATAAGGAAGTTGAACGTGTTCAGAAAAAGCTGAGCAATGAAGGCTTCGTTAAAAAAGCGCCTGAGAAGGTTATAGAAGAAGAACGCGCGAAAGAAAAAGACTATACAGAAAAAAGAGAAGCCGTTCTCTCAAGAATCGGAGAGCTGAAAGGCTGAATGACAAAGACTCGGGTGTGATTTATGATCATGCCCGAGTTTTCATGTATATAAAAAGAAGGGGCAGATGATATGTTTCAAACGTACGAAGATGCTGTCGGATGGATTCATTCGCGCCTCAGATTCGGTATCAAACCCGGCCTGAAGCGTATGGAATGGCTGATGAACAGACTCGGTAATCCTCATAAAAAAGTGAAAACCATCCATGTGGCAGGCACAAACGGAAAAGGGTCGACCATTGCCTACATGAGAAACGTGCTTACAGAAGCAGGCTATAAAACCGGCACCTTTACATCCCCGTTCCTTGAAACCTTCAACGAGCGGATCAGCATGAACGGGATTCCCATTCCTGATGCGGAGATGCTGTTTTTGGCAAATACGATAAAACCGCTGTCAGACGAGCTTGAGCAAACAGAGCTTGGAGGGCCGACCGAGTTTGAAATCATCACCGCCATGGCTTTCTATTATTTCGGCAACCATGAAAAGACAGATGTGCTGCTGCTTGAAACAGGGCTTGGAGGCACATTTGATTCAACGAATATTTCAGAGCCGGTTCTGACTATGATTACAAGCATCGGCTATGATCACATGCATATCCTTGGGAACACCATAGAGGAAATTGCAGGTGAAAAAGCGGGCATCATTAAAAAGGGTGTGCCCATGCTTACAGCAGTAACGGATGAGCGCGCCCTTAATGTCATAAAAAGAAGAGCGGCAGAAAAAAATGCTGATCTGTTCCACGATTCTTTTCCTGTTCTGAAACACGAGCCGCTAAGGGGCGGGGAAAGGTTCGATATGAAAACACCGTATCATTCATTCGAGGAGCTAGAGATCTCCATGAGGGGAGAGCATCAGGTGCAAAATGCCGCGCTTGCTGTTATGGCTCTGGATTATTTACGGGTCCACGGCTTGTTTGTTGCCGGGGATGAGCACATTCGAAAAGGTCTTCATCAGACTAATTGGAGCGGAAGGTTTGAACAGGTTTCCGAGTTTCCTGCCGTCATCCTTGACGGCGCACACAATAAAGAGGGAGCTGAAAGTCTTGCGGCAGTAATGAGAAGACACTATGCCGGCAAACGGATTCATGTTCTTTTTTCAGCCCTGAAAGACAAGGAATACAGCCCGATGATTTCAACTCTATCCGCTATTGCGGACAGCATGCATTTCACAACCTTTGATTTTCCGAGAGCCGCTGGAGCATCAGAGCTGTATGAAGCGTGCACGCATCCGGTAAAATCGTTCCATGAAGACTGGAAAGGGGCAATTGATGAAATGATTGCAGCGGGCAAAGGGGGAGACATCTTTTTAATAACAGGTTCTCTCTACTTTATTTCTGAGGTTAGGCCTTATTGTCGAAAAATATAACATAAAAATTAGGCTGATAGTCCCGAAATAAATGACAAAAATCTGAATTTTTGTTAAAATATAAATAACAGCACGGCGGGAGAGGGGGACAATCCATGGAAACAAAGCTGAAGTCCATTTTGTGGGCCGTCTGGGCCATCGTATTTCCTTCATCACTATTTGCAGCGTATACTCTCTGGCCGGTAAAAATTTCAGAAAATGAATGGACGATTGCCGCTTTTCTGGTTTTCATGTGCATTGTTTCGGTTTTCCCGATCATCGTCAATGAAACGCCCGTTTTTTTTGCTCAGGGTGTTTCCATATCCGTCTTTCTGCTCTTCGGTCCTTTTGTTGAAATGATTCTTATGCAGGCAGCCCTCACTGTGCTTCTGCTGAAGCTCAGAGTTGGAAAACGGGAAATTTACCGGTTTCCGACGAACTCCCTGATGTTTCTGATCGTATCAGCAGCAGGGGCAGCCGTCTATTATGCGATTGGCGGTACACATGAACGGGAGGCTCTCACCTTTCCGTTTATTCTCAAAGTGATTGCCTATTCATTTACCATTTGCCTTGTTAATCACTTCTTTCTCCAGCATGTGATCAGAGGGTATTTCTATAAGATGAAAGAAAAATTTTTCTCGAGGGATTTTCTGTGGGAAATTCTCACAACGCTCATGTTTTTGCCGGTGGGCATTTTGCTCTACATTCTGTACCTTGACCTTGGATTTGAGGCATTGTTTTATGTGGGCATTCCATTTGTGGGAACCTCTTATATCCTTATTTTGCTGTCTCGCAGCCAGCGCCTCAATACGTATCTTCAGCAGGCAAGCGAAATCGGCCATCAGCTTACCGAAAGGCTGGAAGTGAAGAAAGTTGTTAAGGTGTACCTGAATAAACTGACGTCCATGATCAAAGCGGATTATGCATATATTATTGATGTGATCGACGACAATGAGTTGAAGGTCATCCGGAAACTTGAAAACGGCCGGATCGTCAAGAATGTACAGGAATCCATATCTGTTCACCATGGTGTCAGCGGTCTGGTTTATGCAACCAAAAAAAGCATGCTGTACACTAAGCGGGATCAATGGGCGAAACTTGAGAAAACCCTGCTGCCGGAAAGCGTAGAGAGCGTGATTGCAGTTCCGATTGTCAGAAACCAGAAGGTCGTTGGGATTGTCATTCTTGCGTCAAATAAAAAACGGTTTTATGACCGCGCACAGCTGATGATTACGGATCTTTTGACCGCCTATCTGGGTGTGGCAATTGAAAATGCAAAAAGCTACGAAGAGACGAAAAAACAAAGTGAACGCTGTCCATTAACAGGCCTTTATAATTACCGCTACATGGAGAAGCTGCTGGAGTATGAATACACGGAACTGATTCAGCAAAAAAGCGGCAGCATGTCGCTGATTCTGCTCGACATCGATCATTTCAAAAAAGTGAATGATACATACGGGCACCAGGCAGGAAATGAAATTCTGATTTCACTTGCCGAGCGTCTTTGCAAATTCGTCGGGGAAAGAGGAACGGTCGCAAGATACGGCGGTGAAGAGTTTGTCATCCTTCTGCCAAGTATGGACAAGCATGCATGCTTCGCAGCGGCAGAAGGCATACGCCAGAGCATCGCAAATCGTCCTTTCATCGTTGAACAAAGCATCGGTCATCCCGGCAAGCGCCAGCCTGTATCCATTACAGCAAGCATCGGCTACGCAACCGCCCCGGAAGATGCCGAAGGTCCGCTAGACCTCATCCGCCACGCAGACCGCGCCATGTACATCGGTGCAAAGCAGGCGGGACGGAACAGAGTAGCGCAATATGTGAAATAGGAAAGGCCGGCATCTATTTGGATGCCGGCTTTTACATTATTTAACTTCTGTATCGATGGTTTCGACTTTCAGTTTTTCTACTGTCGGAATGCCTGTAGGGGGATTAAGGATCAGGTCCTCTTTGAATTCTATTTGCAGTCGGGAAGGCAATCCCG is from Bacillus sp. FSL H8-0547 and encodes:
- a CDS encoding sensor domain-containing diguanylate cyclase, with protein sequence METKLKSILWAVWAIVFPSSLFAAYTLWPVKISENEWTIAAFLVFMCIVSVFPIIVNETPVFFAQGVSISVFLLFGPFVEMILMQAALTVLLLKLRVGKREIYRFPTNSLMFLIVSAAGAAVYYAIGGTHEREALTFPFILKVIAYSFTICLVNHFFLQHVIRGYFYKMKEKFFSRDFLWEILTTLMFLPVGILLYILYLDLGFEALFYVGIPFVGTSYILILLSRSQRLNTYLQQASEIGHQLTERLEVKKVVKVYLNKLTSMIKADYAYIIDVIDDNELKVIRKLENGRIVKNVQESISVHHGVSGLVYATKKSMLYTKRDQWAKLEKTLLPESVESVIAVPIVRNQKVVGIVILASNKKRFYDRAQLMITDLLTAYLGVAIENAKSYEETKKQSERCPLTGLYNYRYMEKLLEYEYTELIQQKSGSMSLILLDIDHFKKVNDTYGHQAGNEILISLAERLCKFVGERGTVARYGGEEFVILLPSMDKHACFAAAEGIRQSIANRPFIVEQSIGHPGKRQPVSITASIGYATAPEDAEGPLDLIRHADRAMYIGAKQAGRNRVAQYVK
- a CDS encoding folylpolyglutamate synthase/dihydrofolate synthase family protein; protein product: MFQTYEDAVGWIHSRLRFGIKPGLKRMEWLMNRLGNPHKKVKTIHVAGTNGKGSTIAYMRNVLTEAGYKTGTFTSPFLETFNERISMNGIPIPDAEMLFLANTIKPLSDELEQTELGGPTEFEIITAMAFYYFGNHEKTDVLLLETGLGGTFDSTNISEPVLTMITSIGYDHMHILGNTIEEIAGEKAGIIKKGVPMLTAVTDERALNVIKRRAAEKNADLFHDSFPVLKHEPLRGGERFDMKTPYHSFEELEISMRGEHQVQNAALAVMALDYLRVHGLFVAGDEHIRKGLHQTNWSGRFEQVSEFPAVILDGAHNKEGAESLAAVMRRHYAGKRIHVLFSALKDKEYSPMISTLSAIADSMHFTTFDFPRAAGASELYEACTHPVKSFHEDWKGAIDEMIAAGKGGDIFLITGSLYFISEVRPYCRKI
- a CDS encoding valine--tRNA ligase produces the protein MENKEQTLSTKYDPQAIERDRYDYWLKGKFFEASNDQEKQPYTVVIPPPNVTGKLHLGHAWDTTLQDIVTRMKRMQGYDVLWLPGMDHAGIATQAKVEGKLREEGKSRYDLGREKFVEETWKWKEEYASHIRAQWSKLGLGLDYSRERFTLDEGLSKAVNEVFVSLYKKGLIYRGEYIINWDPQTKTALSDIEVIYKDVQGAFYHMRYPLSDGSGAIEVATTRPETMLGDTAVAVHPEDERYKHLIGKTVVLPIVGREIPIVGDDYVDMEFGSGAVKITPAHDPNDFEIGNRHSLERVLVMNEDGTMNAKAGIYSGLDRFECRKQIVKDLQEMDVLFKIEEHMHSVGHSERSGAVVEPYLSTQWFVKMQPLADAAIELQDRDDKVNFVPNRFENTYMRWMENIRDWCISRQLWWGHRIPAWYHKETGEVHVDHAPPADLENWEQDTDVLDTWFSSALWPFSTMGWPDEDSVDYQRYYPTDVLVTGYDIIFFWVSRMIFQGLEFTGKRPFKDVLIHGLVRDEQGRKMSKSLGNGVDPMDVIDKYGADSLRYFLSTGSSPGQDLRFSYEKVEATWNFANKIWNASRFALMNMDGLKFDEIDLTGEKSVADKWILTRLNETIEHVTKLADKYEFGEIGRHLYNFIWDDFCDWYIEMAKLPLYGDDEAAKKTTRSILAYVLDNTMRLLHPFMPFITEEIWQNLPHEGESITIAKWPVADPSLTDEAAAADMKLLVEVIRSVRNVRAEVNTPMSKQIPMMIKAKSADIQNQLEQNRAYIERFCNTSSLSIGTDAETGDKAMTSVVTGAELIFPLEGLINLDEEIARLEKELEKLNKEVERVQKKLSNEGFVKKAPEKVIEEERAKEKDYTEKREAVLSRIGELKG